A genomic region of Venturia canescens isolate UGA chromosome 7, ASM1945775v1, whole genome shotgun sequence contains the following coding sequences:
- the LOC122413192 gene encoding uncharacterized protein translates to MYMIKILCAWIFLCFGIAKNAPERTNWLDNLAKRIVEKSKFRQVRLLTRLDENEHLQDPIVEDLIIKLMYHLPTVRINYGKDFQIPGKSRAKDIIDPRFPFDTTATLFLLIVESLDTSTLSMAKRFIDVVANMASFHYSPKFILITSVTDIRNFSLEELLEYAWSQRLLSFTILELPEKKTDARRWRVPKSDDFFFGPNDSRSTLPIIHELNPFKKEYTRIKWTRKDGHELFPNKVGNMWGHPLRIRALDIPPFSIAKFNEDGEPIEIKGSNMELIKVLADRLNASIKWIPQMENENLYNIDDPFRVVYNLMELEKIDMESYLAPQYSVSTNNTLRTTSVLMDKFCAIVPIIYQVKVPISIEMCKAYLLSCALVLTFWLLAKFLHFDASFWKTFNICRVLFFVPIGIFPKTNAERMIFASLLVTAGIISTNLYTSLTDISLETTLPREMKTFENLDDSGLIPIISSFFFNKTFGNVTGALLNLKNKAKTSMRSQDCPAIAAKYKNVTCCLATLGVDLKAGNESNAPTLQIAQPCFWYDSTAFTIGKRSPFRSHINYIIWNLHSAGFIKIWYEDRESSRQLSFTKPDAILEKRFNPYIIRVILFAIIIVGYSTSMLVLLAEIIIHSALKRFKSIPAIKDK, encoded by the exons ATGTACATGATAAAAATACTTTGTGCTtggatttttttatgttttgggATCGCTAAAAATGCGCCCGAAAGGACAAACTGGTTGGATAATCTGGCGAAAAGAATAGTGGAAAAATCAAAGTTTCGGCAAGTGAGATTACTGACGAGACTCGATGAGAACGAACATTTACAAGATCCAATCGTCGAAGACTTGATAATCAAACTGATGTATCATTTGCCTACAGTAAGGATAAATTATGGAAAAGACTTTCAAATTCCTGGTAAATCGCGAGCGAAGGATATCATTGATCCTCGCTTTCCGTTCGACACTACGGCGacactttttcttctcattgtCGAGTCCCTCGACACCTCAACGCTCTCAATGGCAAAACGATTCATCGATGTCGTAGCAAATATGGCCTCATTCCACTACAGCCCCAAGTTCATACTCATCACTTCGGTCACCGATATCCGAAATTTCAGCCTCGAGGAGTTGTTGGAGTATGCCTGGAGCCAGAGATTGCTTTCCTTCACGATCCTCGAAttgcctgaaaaaaaaaca GATGCGAGGCGGTGGCGGGTGCCCAAGagcgatgattttttctttggaCCGAACGACAGTCGATCGACGCTACCGATTATCCATGAATTAAATCCCTTTAAAAAGGAGTACACGAGAATAAAGTGGACGAGGAAAGATGGGCATGAGCTTTTTCCCAACAAAGTTGGTAACATGTGGGGTCATCCTTTGAGAATACGGGCGCTCGACATTCCACCATTTTCAATAGCGAAATTCAATGAGGACGGAGAACCGATTGAAATAAAAGGTTCAAATATGGAGCTGATAAAAGTACTGGCCGACAGATTGAACGCTTCGATAAAATGGATTCCTCagatggaaaatgaaaatttgtataacATCGACGACCCATTTCGCGTGGTGTACAATCTGATGGAATTGGAAAAGATTGATATGGAGTCATATTTGGCACCGCAATACTCCGTATCGACCAACAATACGTTGAGAACTACATCGGTATTGATGGATAAATTTTGCGCAATCGTGCCGATTATTTATCAAGTTAAAGTGCCCATTTCCATCGAAATGTGCAAAGCGTACTTGCTCAGTTGCGCTCTCGTCTTGACGTTCTGGCTATTGgcaaaatttttacatttcgaCGCTTCATTCTGGAAAACGTTCAATATTTGTCGCGTACTTTTCTTCGTACCAATAGGAATATTCCCTAAAACTAATGccgaacgaatgattttcgcTAGTTTACTCGTTACTGCGGGCATCATTTCGACAAACCTATACACGTCTTTGACGGACATAAGTTTGGAAACCACTCTCCCGAGGGAGATGAAAACATTCGAGAATCTTGATGATTCGGGATTAATACCGATCATCAGTTcgttctttttcaataaaactttTGGCAATGTGACAGGCGCgttgttgaatttgaaaaataaagcgaAAACTTCAATGCGCTCGCAAGATTGTCCAGCAATCGCagcaaaatacaaaaatgtaACTTGTTGCTTGGCCACATTGGGCGTCGATTTAAAAGCTGGCAATGAAAGCAATGCTCCTACGTTACAAATCGCTCAACCTTGTTTCTGGTACGACAGTACCGCCTTTACGATCGGTAAACGATCACCTTTTCGTTCTCACATCAATTACATCATTTGGAATTTGCATAGCGCAGGATTCATAAAGATATGGTACGAAGACCGAGAATCCTCGCGTCAATTGTCTTTCACCAAACCCGATGCCATACTCGAAAAAAGATTCAATCCCTACATTATTCGGGTCATCTTGTTTGCCATTATTATCGTCGGTTACTCTACATCGATGTTAGTTTTGCTCGCAGAAATAATAATCCATTCTGCATTAAAAAGATTTAAATCCATCCCGGCGATAAAggataaatga
- the Polr3E gene encoding DNA-directed RNA polymerase III subunit RPC5, producing the protein MTDLSTMETDDDPVIKEIPVFLAKNLADKLYVFQYPIRPAEAGYDNAKFIKTMLKPKNQEALIEVEIDSRSATYDQSKGAQIAANADGVISKSCQENEERTFESSMMDKTILQSSRALPDCSNYSVGVYQDGELHITPLKSILQMRPQFNYFDKGGKGGKDETKNLGEDGEEEEEAVKQVNVTFARQKSDFFTKMREQSFQEQSKKSLEESWIETQYRETNSSQAELMRLDMYCSSTDESVNTLKLTRNEYLKMLAPPMKTEQYAVASASNHGTSLVYIRTLPLLDQIRILMKDAKILSFTQLRSILSTDHEAIAIIKYLQQVAVLVQGNWVVNSELIYPKDTISSHSGIAAELMCRARDYVLLCFTEHEYVDRKAVSSMIKLPSEEIKEIFVNLARHHAKRGWKLIAPSNKDFTERYPEIAQRQEMFWEAKKKHLREVMETQNQPPQRQRRKSNRESVGSENEERNVGRGRKTLRDSSVSDDSANDSVKTKKTNRARKVSENT; encoded by the exons ATGACGGATCTCAGTACCATGGAGACTGACGATGATCCGGTAATCAAAGAG ATTCCGGTATTTCTCGCAAAGAATCTTGCAGACAAATTATATGTCTTTCAATATCCAATACGTCCTGCGGAAGCAGGTTATGACAATGCTAAATTCATCAAAACCATGTTGAAACCAAAGAATCAGGAAGCTCTCATCGAAGTGGAGATAGACTCTCGAAGTGCGACTTACGATCAGAGCAAAGGAGCTCAAATCGCTGCCAATGCTGATGGAGTTATAAGCAAATCATGCCAAGAAAATGAGGAaagaacttttgaaag CTCCATGATGGATAAAACTATTTTACAATCCTCGAGAGCATTGCCGGATTGTTCCAATTATTCGGTAGGCGTTTATCAAGACGGTGAACTTCACATAACGCCTCTCAAGAGTATTTTGCAGATGCGTCCGCAATTTAACTATTTTGACAAAGGAGGAAAGGGAGGAAAAGATGAAACCAAGAATCTTGGTGAAG atggcgaagaagaggaagaggcAGTGAAACAAGTGAATGTTACATTTGCTCGACAAAAGTCAgacttttttacaaaaatgcgTGAACAATCGTTCCAAGAACAGTCGAAAAAAAGTCTTGAAGAATCGTGGATAGAAACACAATACCGCGAGACCAACAGTTCGCAGGCTGAG CTGATGAGGCTGGATATGTATTGCTCGTCGACTGACGAATCCGTTAACACGTTAAAATTGACGCGTAACGAGTATCTGAAAATGTTAGCACCACCAATGAAAACGGAACAATATGCGGTTGCGAGTGCATCGAATCATGGAACGTCGCTCGTTTATATAAGAACGTTGCCACTCCTCGATCAAATACgaattctcatgaaagatg ctAAAATATTATCTTTTACGCAACTGCGATCGATTTTATCGACGGACCACGAGGCAATTgcaattattaaatatttgcAACAAGTTGCAGTTTTGGTTCAAGGTAACTGGGTCGTAAATAGCGAACTGATATATCCTAAGGATACGATATCGTCTCACAGTGGTATAGCCGCTGAATTGATGTGCAGAGCACGCGATTATGTC TTGTTATGTTTCACCGAGCACGAGTATGTGGACCGTAAAGCTGTCTCGTCGATGATAAAACTACCTTCTGAGGAGATTAAAGAGATATTTGTAAATTTGGCTCGTCATCATGCAAAACGCGGTTGGAAACTAATAGCCCCGAGTAACAAAGATTTTACGGAGAGGTACCCGGAAATAGCCCAGCGGCAAGAGATGTTTTGGGAGGCAAAGAAGAAGCATTTGAGAGAAGTTATGGAGACGCAAAATCAGCCGCCCCAACGGCAGAGACGAAAATCGAACCGTGAATCCGTGGGTTCGGAAAATGAGGAACGCAACGTCGGTAGGGGGCGAAAGACTCTGAGGGATTCTTCCGTCTCGGACGACAGTGCCAATGACAGcgtcaaaacaaaaaagactAATCGCGCAAGAAAAGTTTCGGAAAATACGTGA